In Archangium violaceum, the following are encoded in one genomic region:
- a CDS encoding alpha/beta fold hydrolase yields the protein MADVRFRQDVARSGSALEVRTALATRVAADYRGIGQSRHGSLAGFEASFLDWARLDLAVAVDAMRDDATPLFLVGHSFGGHSFGLLPNPERVARFYVFAAGAGWHGWMKPLERIRVQLLWQVVLPQLVRWKGYLPWSLLGMGEDLPLGVFRQWKHWCQYPNYLLDDPTASELRAQYAR from the coding sequence GTGGCCGACGTCCGCTTCCGCCAGGACGTAGCGCGTTCCGGTAGCGCCCTCGAGGTCCGTACAGCTCTCGCCACCCGCGTCGCAGCGGACTATCGCGGCATCGGCCAATCCAGGCATGGGTCTCTTGCTGGCTTCGAAGCGTCGTTCCTGGATTGGGCGCGGCTGGACCTCGCCGTCGCCGTCGATGCGATGCGCGATGACGCCACACCGCTCTTCCTGGTGGGCCACTCGTTCGGCGGTCACTCGTTCGGGCTGCTTCCGAATCCCGAGCGAGTGGCTCGCTTCTATGTGTTTGCCGCGGGGGCCGGCTGGCACGGCTGGATGAAGCCGCTGGAGCGAATTCGTGTGCAACTCCTCTGGCAGGTGGTGTTGCCGCAGCTCGTAAGGTGGAAAGGGTATTTGCCTTGGAGTCTGCTCGGCATGGGCGAGGATCTACCGCTCGGAGTGTTTCGGCAGTGGAAGCATTGGTGCCAGTACCCGAACTATCTCCTCGACGATCCGACGGCGTCGGAGCTGCGGGCGCAGTACGCGCGTTGA